Proteins encoded in a region of the Anopheles ziemanni chromosome 2, idAnoZiCoDA_A2_x.2, whole genome shotgun sequence genome:
- the LOC131294995 gene encoding serine protease SP24D-like encodes MSPSSNAARRVVVVVLGVLAVTSAEVRFHLNEQNEVLGEARPFFKGSRIVGGGVAVAGQFPFQVGLLRSGSLYCGGSLIESRWVLTAAHCVYSGGTIVPASSITVLAGTVNLNSGVRRAVARVLPHERYGNFQNDIALLQLQLALPSSASVRPIALRLTSVPARSEVTISGWGRTYQGGPASSVLRYNRATVMSDQQCRLATGISTGLICFTSPVNNGACNGDSGGPAVLNNQLVGVANFIINYCGSTSPDGYAKVSDFVPWIQATMRRY; translated from the exons ATGTCACCTTCCAGCAATGCAGCTCGGCG tgtagtggtggtggtgcttggTGTGCTGGCCGTGACGTCTGCGGAGGTTCGCTTTCACCTGAACGAACAGAACGAGGTGCTCGGCGAGGCCAGGCCCTTCTTCAAAGGGTCTCGCATCGTCGGAGGAGGCGTTGCCGTCGCGGGACAGTTTCCGTTCCAAGTGGGACTACTCCGGTCAGGCTCGTTGTACTGCGGCGGTTCGCTGATCGAGAGCCGCTGGGTCCTGACGGCGGCACACTGCGTCTACAGTGGTGGAACGAT TGTTCCAGCGTCGTCGATCACCGTTCTTGCCGGCACGGTTAACCTAAACTCCGGCGTTCGGCGCGCCGTGGCCAGAGTGTTGCCCCACGAACGGTACGGTAACTTCCAGAACGATATCGCCCTACTTCAGCTCCAACTGGCGCTGCCCAGCTCCGCTTCGGTTCGTCCCATCGCGCTCCGATTGACGTCGGTTCCGGCGAGAAGTGAGGTGACCATTTCCGGCTGGGGTCGCACCTATCAGGGCGGTCCAGCGTCCAGCGTGCTGCGCTACAACCGCGCCACGGTTATGAGTGACCAACAGTGTCGGTTGGCGACCGGAATCTCCACCGGACTGATCTGTTTCACGTCACCAGTAAATAATGGCGCATGCAAC GGTGATTCCGGGGGTCCAGCGGTCCTGAACAACCAGCTCGTTGGGGTGGCCAACTTTATCATCAACTACTGCGGATCGACCAGCCCGGACGGGTACGCCAAGGTGTCCGACTTCGTGCCCTGGATACAGGCCACTATGCGCAGATATTAA